From one Aeropyrum camini SY1 = JCM 12091 genomic stretch:
- a CDS encoding chorismate mutase: MGRIDEARRRIDELDSRIVELLEERLELCRRVGEEKRRAGMGLRDEAREAEVLARLPHRWRPLYRMVIEECLREQARGG, from the coding sequence GTGGGGAGGATTGACGAGGCGAGGAGGCGGATAGACGAGCTTGACTCAAGGATAGTCGAGCTGCTGGAGGAGAGGCTGGAGCTGTGCAGGAGGGTGGGTGAGGAGAAGAGGAGGGCTGGCATGGGGCTGAGGGACGAGGCCAGGGAGGCCGAGGTCCTGGCTAGGTTGCCCCACAGGTGGAGACCCCTATACAGGATGGTTATAGAGGAGTGTCTCAGAGAGCAGGCGAGGGGGGGTTAG
- a CDS encoding THUMP domain-containing class I SAM-dependent RNA methyltransferase, whose protein sequence is MRFLATCNPGTEDVVAREIVEEVESAEVEEVGEYRGRIVFSTSGEPWLVLEQLYGLRSIHSASLLLAESEVPTGREGLREIWRAAYSSGAHLHIPPGATFAVRGERIGEGHGYTSVEIASTVGDAVQRAAEEELGWRPLVRLNSPQVVIHAEVDVSTFRLGVLVTGERSRHRRRYRVYDHPAALKASLAYVMLRLAGARDGEVILDPMCGGGTVAVEAALLFEDSKVYCVDLNPRHTWGARLNAETARVGGRVEVYTWDARRVHEILGEESVDRIVSNPPYGIRLGDPVDVRVLYREFMPSAARVLRRGGRAAIITAETKALSTAARASGMRIVGVRRVRHGDLWVDIVVMEKP, encoded by the coding sequence ATGAGGTTCCTCGCTACCTGCAACCCGGGGACTGAGGATGTTGTGGCCAGGGAGATAGTGGAGGAGGTTGAGTCGGCGGAGGTGGAGGAGGTCGGCGAGTATAGGGGGAGGATAGTCTTCAGCACCTCGGGGGAGCCCTGGCTGGTATTGGAGCAGCTATACGGTCTGAGGAGCATCCACTCAGCCTCCCTCCTCCTGGCCGAGTCGGAGGTGCCCACGGGTAGGGAGGGGCTCCGGGAAATCTGGAGGGCCGCATACAGCAGCGGCGCCCACCTCCACATACCCCCGGGGGCTACATTCGCGGTTAGGGGGGAGAGGATTGGGGAGGGCCACGGCTACACGAGCGTGGAGATAGCCTCAACCGTGGGCGACGCCGTCCAGAGGGCGGCTGAGGAGGAGCTGGGGTGGAGGCCTCTGGTTAGGCTTAACAGCCCCCAGGTGGTGATACACGCCGAGGTCGACGTCTCCACTTTCAGGCTCGGCGTCCTCGTCACGGGGGAGAGGAGCAGGCACAGGAGGAGGTACAGGGTCTACGACCACCCGGCCGCCCTGAAGGCCAGCCTCGCGTACGTTATGCTCAGGCTTGCCGGGGCTAGGGATGGAGAAGTTATACTCGACCCCATGTGCGGGGGCGGCACGGTGGCGGTGGAGGCCGCCCTCCTCTTCGAGGACTCCAAGGTGTACTGTGTAGACCTTAACCCCCGCCACACCTGGGGAGCCCGGCTCAACGCCGAGACGGCTAGGGTAGGCGGGAGGGTTGAAGTCTACACATGGGACGCGCGGCGGGTGCACGAGATACTTGGGGAGGAGAGCGTCGACAGGATAGTGAGCAACCCGCCCTACGGTATAAGGCTCGGGGACCCTGTTGACGTCAGGGTACTCTACAGGGAGTTCATGCCCTCGGCGGCCAGGGTTCTCAGGAGGGGTGGGAGGGCGGCTATAATAACGGCTGAGACAAAAGCCCTCTCCACAGCGGCGAGGGCCTCGGGGATGAGGATAGTTGGGGTGAGGAGGGTGAGGCACGGGGACCTCTGGGTCGACATCGTCGTCATGGAAAAACCATGA
- a CDS encoding NAD(P)-binding domain-containing protein: MALCGIGFVGAGSVARALARAAAARGWRVCFYDIDGGKAVEAASHYGGLSFGSMEGLAAESEAIVVAVPGPTAGRVMVEAAESSRPGTLVVDTATFKRDVVAGARGMPPGALAALTHPLFGGRMSRPEKHYVAVMPFPGREGVEEAERLYREMGFNTVRIGSWEEHDRLAGYSIGLVYALAEALHAALKGEGLALDSPLPSTTYRVLSMLAESVLSDTPELRGEILSSPHTREAAARLASALLEVARGAGPRGRGRPRYSLLYRLLEEC, encoded by the coding sequence TTGGCGCTGTGTGGAATCGGGTTCGTGGGCGCGGGGAGCGTTGCAAGGGCCCTAGCAAGGGCTGCGGCGGCCCGTGGGTGGAGGGTCTGCTTCTACGACATAGACGGTGGTAAGGCCGTGGAGGCGGCCTCACACTACGGTGGTCTGAGCTTCGGCAGCATGGAGGGCCTGGCCGCGGAGAGCGAGGCCATAGTTGTCGCCGTCCCGGGCCCCACCGCCGGGAGGGTTATGGTGGAGGCCGCGGAGTCCTCGCGCCCGGGCACGCTAGTGGTGGACACGGCCACGTTCAAGAGGGATGTGGTGGCCGGGGCTAGAGGTATGCCTCCGGGGGCGCTTGCAGCGCTCACCCACCCCCTATTCGGGGGGAGGATGTCGAGGCCTGAGAAGCACTACGTGGCAGTCATGCCCTTCCCCGGGCGGGAGGGCGTCGAGGAGGCTGAGAGGCTCTACAGGGAGATGGGCTTCAACACCGTAAGGATCGGCAGCTGGGAGGAGCACGACAGGCTGGCGGGCTACTCTATAGGCCTGGTCTACGCCCTGGCCGAGGCGCTGCACGCCGCCCTCAAGGGTGAGGGGCTAGCCCTTGACTCGCCCCTACCCTCAACAACCTACAGGGTCTTGAGCATGCTTGCCGAGTCCGTCCTCTCCGACACCCCTGAGCTGAGGGGGGAGATACTTTCAAGCCCCCACACCAGGGAGGCGGCGGCCAGGCTAGCTTCGGCCCTCCTGGAGGTAGCCCGGGGGGCGGGGCCTAGGGGGCGGGGGAGACCGAGGTACAGCCTGCTCTACAGGCTGCTGGAGGAGTGCTAG
- a CDS encoding DUF2139 domain-containing protein — protein MLERVKPGRGPEWGGGGIYSLRLHRGSLFYTLAFEAVSTLLRGDCSWDSYDYSLVGPPPRSGGDTYNAVEAVDGKIYFGGWAHAPAVLERKGRGRLAEVLFTNKYSILHEMDVDTGEVKLLWKEGAGDRRLWACEVSEVLYNPLRDTLLLARGDGHINCGVFEAGRRGGVRKLSPTPVLKGEVFMDMACFSIHHGWGGNPGLTCVDLESGETVYTGEAVPEEAGLDGGGLDHYREGAVFQLHTRVYVAHKGGFTVFDPEGGGEPRFYRVLDFGDNPYSPTRTNALYLGGGVLVPFNTPTAATVRGTDELHSSVQRSSRRSPAPTLLVYVTPSDMRIVGSLGARVTSMEALGDKVLLAWSTQPNFERYDATAADASVRGVAVLSQDALLAGRPPPLSIRVDPGWVGDRVFGGIPLYGYRELHVDPRGGSVALEAYEVSDEAPVKYGREVVEGGGWVDASNLTDSLVVMRIVKPPREGMVRVRAL, from the coding sequence ATGCTAGAGAGGGTTAAGCCGGGGAGAGGGCCCGAGTGGGGTGGAGGGGGGATATACTCCCTGAGGCTCCACAGGGGGAGCCTCTTCTACACTCTAGCCTTCGAAGCCGTCTCCACCCTCCTCAGGGGCGACTGCAGCTGGGACTCCTACGACTACAGCCTGGTAGGGCCTCCCCCCAGGAGCGGGGGCGACACTTACAACGCGGTGGAGGCAGTCGACGGCAAGATCTACTTCGGCGGCTGGGCCCACGCCCCCGCGGTTCTCGAGAGGAAGGGCCGGGGGAGGCTGGCTGAGGTCCTCTTCACGAACAAGTACAGCATACTCCACGAGATGGATGTTGACACGGGTGAGGTGAAGCTCCTGTGGAAGGAGGGGGCGGGGGATAGGAGGCTCTGGGCCTGCGAGGTGTCCGAGGTCCTCTACAACCCGCTCCGCGACACCCTACTGCTCGCCCGGGGCGACGGCCATATAAACTGTGGGGTGTTCGAGGCGGGGAGGCGTGGGGGTGTGAGGAAGCTCTCCCCAACCCCGGTCTTGAAGGGGGAGGTTTTCATGGATATGGCCTGCTTCTCGATACACCACGGCTGGGGCGGCAACCCGGGTCTCACGTGCGTCGACCTAGAGAGCGGCGAGACCGTCTACACCGGGGAGGCGGTCCCGGAGGAGGCGGGGCTGGACGGAGGAGGTCTCGACCATTATAGGGAGGGGGCTGTGTTCCAGCTCCACACGAGGGTTTACGTGGCCCACAAGGGAGGCTTTACAGTGTTCGACCCGGAGGGCGGCGGGGAGCCCCGGTTCTACAGGGTTCTAGACTTCGGGGACAACCCCTACAGCCCCACAAGGACTAACGCACTCTACCTCGGCGGAGGGGTTCTCGTGCCTTTCAACACGCCCACGGCGGCGACAGTCAGGGGTACAGACGAGCTGCACAGCAGTGTGCAGAGGTCCTCGAGGCGCTCCCCCGCGCCCACACTACTGGTCTACGTGACCCCCAGTGACATGCGGATTGTGGGGAGCCTCGGGGCTAGGGTCACCTCTATGGAGGCTCTGGGGGACAAGGTGCTCCTAGCCTGGTCGACGCAGCCCAACTTCGAGAGGTATGACGCCACAGCGGCGGACGCCTCTGTACGGGGGGTCGCCGTGCTCAGCCAAGACGCCCTCCTGGCTGGCAGGCCGCCGCCGCTCAGCATAAGAGTTGACCCGGGCTGGGTGGGTGATAGGGTCTTCGGGGGGATACCGCTCTACGGCTACAGGGAGCTCCATGTCGACCCGCGGGGGGGTAGTGTAGCTCTCGAGGCCTACGAGGTCTCCGACGAGGCCCCCGTGAAGTACGGACGCGAGGTCGTCGAGGGCGGGGGGTGGGTGGACGCCTCGAACCTCACTGACAGCCTGGTTGTGATGAGGATTGTGAAGCCGCCCCGCGAGGGCATGGTTAGGGTGAGGGCCCTCTAG
- a CDS encoding ABC transporter substrate-binding protein: MAAPARLPVSRTLAVVAGAAALLVLGAAALLITGLGGGEPEELLIGGVFSLSSGTSVETCEQALAGAMAAVEWLNSNGGVNVGGSKVTVKLLQEDDKGDPANAVRLIEYMARQRGVGIMLAPCDPGILVDAVEAAREYGVVSVVYGDAPAGVANPEGKTLLVGAPAEEYFTPVLEMVSILDIQSRNLAIVYQDTEFAAAVAEATRNRAVEQGFVVVLYSAYPPQASEEDLGALALRLQASNPDVIIAIGGFRDGVELVRAMSSYGVEAKFIAMAVAPSVPEFYDELGALSQAILYPTLWELASKPYTAAEGYEWFGPSREEFYSLFREAMESLGHPVSEPGYHAAMAALAVLAVAKAAEDAGSLDPDAIYESLKNIKIMTFAGPFDLDPQTGLQNEREVLVGQWINGRRFTVWPVGQAYATPVYPHPGWPG, encoded by the coding sequence TTGGCAGCCCCTGCTAGGCTACCGGTCTCGCGGACTCTAGCAGTCGTGGCTGGCGCGGCGGCACTACTGGTACTAGGGGCAGCCGCCCTTCTTATAACGGGGCTGGGCGGCGGGGAGCCTGAGGAACTTTTGATCGGCGGCGTTTTCTCACTATCCAGTGGAACATCGGTAGAGACTTGCGAGCAGGCTCTGGCGGGCGCCATGGCTGCTGTGGAGTGGCTGAATAGCAATGGCGGCGTCAATGTAGGAGGGTCAAAAGTCACCGTAAAACTGCTCCAGGAGGACGACAAGGGGGATCCGGCCAACGCTGTGAGGCTAATCGAGTACATGGCGAGGCAAAGGGGTGTAGGGATCATGCTTGCACCATGCGATCCGGGCATCCTGGTTGATGCTGTGGAGGCTGCCAGGGAGTACGGGGTGGTCTCCGTAGTCTATGGCGATGCCCCAGCCGGCGTGGCGAATCCTGAGGGTAAGACACTGCTTGTGGGGGCTCCCGCGGAAGAATACTTTACCCCTGTCCTGGAGATGGTGAGCATACTCGACATTCAGTCGAGGAACCTGGCTATAGTTTATCAGGACACCGAGTTCGCGGCTGCAGTGGCTGAGGCCACGAGAAACAGGGCAGTCGAGCAGGGTTTTGTGGTAGTGCTCTACTCGGCATACCCACCCCAGGCTAGTGAGGAGGACCTGGGCGCCCTCGCCCTCAGGCTGCAGGCTTCTAATCCAGATGTGATAATAGCCATAGGCGGATTCAGGGATGGAGTAGAGCTAGTAAGGGCTATGAGCAGCTATGGAGTGGAGGCGAAGTTCATAGCAATGGCTGTAGCCCCCTCGGTACCCGAGTTCTACGACGAGCTAGGCGCCCTATCCCAAGCCATACTCTACCCCACGCTCTGGGAGCTCGCCTCGAAACCCTACACCGCCGCAGAAGGCTACGAATGGTTCGGCCCGAGCAGGGAGGAGTTCTATAGTCTCTTCAGGGAGGCGATGGAGAGCCTAGGACACCCAGTATCAGAGCCAGGCTACCATGCCGCCATGGCAGCGCTGGCAGTGCTTGCAGTGGCTAAGGCTGCAGAAGACGCTGGCAGCCTAGATCCAGACGCCATCTACGAGTCCCTGAAGAACATAAAGATAATGACGTTCGCAGGCCCCTTCGACCTAGACCCCCAGACGGGGCTCCAGAATGAGAGGGAGGTCCTCGTGGGCCAGTGGATAAACGGGAGGAGATTTACCGTCTGGCCCGTGGGCCAGGCGTATGCAACCCCCGTCTACCCGCATCCAGGGTGGCCAGGTTAG